The following are from one region of the Segatella oris genome:
- a CDS encoding RloB family protein, giving the protein MKKTTKMRGPLVNSERKQGTRAKIVRFLIVCEGKKTEPNYFKALIDDCKSQNNGAKIDKQRTQVVPAAVIGGGACGTCKLVEKAKKLEKEYKCKHQVPFDRVWVVFDKDEYKDFNEAIVKAEEEGMKCAWSNGAFELWFLLHFQGGVEGKCKDYVNRIESILKKELKKEDFSYAKNDKDFYQILQEHGHEAQAMSRAQRLRGSHEGEVDYAAHNPRTEVDLLVKELRNPKIVLDEIEKTRKAREE; this is encoded by the coding sequence ATGAAGAAAACAACAAAGATGCGTGGCCCCTTAGTTAATAGTGAGCGAAAACAAGGCACGAGAGCCAAGATTGTAAGATTTCTCATTGTGTGTGAGGGAAAGAAAACCGAGCCTAATTATTTTAAGGCGCTTATCGATGATTGCAAATCACAAAATAATGGTGCAAAGATAGATAAGCAAAGAACACAAGTGGTCCCTGCAGCTGTAATCGGCGGAGGTGCTTGTGGTACCTGCAAGCTGGTGGAGAAGGCAAAGAAGTTGGAGAAGGAATACAAGTGTAAGCATCAGGTTCCTTTCGATCGCGTTTGGGTTGTGTTTGATAAAGACGAATACAAAGATTTCAACGAAGCTATCGTAAAGGCTGAGGAAGAAGGAATGAAATGCGCATGGAGTAATGGGGCTTTCGAATTGTGGTTTCTTCTTCATTTCCAGGGAGGAGTTGAAGGTAAGTGTAAGGACTATGTCAACAGGATTGAGAGCATATTGAAAAAGGAGTTGAAAAAGGAGGATTTCAGCTACGCGAAGAATGACAAGGACTTTTATCAGATTTTACAAGAACATGGCCATGAAGCCCAAGCTATGAGTAGGGCTCAAAGGTTGCGTGGTTCTCATGAAGGGGAAGTCGATTATGCCGCTCACAATCCACGCACTGAGGTTGATTTGCTGGTTAAGGAGCTTAGAAATCCCAAGATAGTTCTTGATGAGATAGAGAAGACCAGGAAAGCGCGTGAAGAATAA
- a CDS encoding AAA family ATPase: MLINFSFGNFRSFRDIKSLRMEAGRVEDLSESVIEKDGFRLLPVAAIYGANSSGKTNVIKALGWFRYIVRNNTKLNPDNFIPHNPFMLDTQTKDAPTAFEIQFLLDNAVYKYGFEYLPREIVREWLYEKKVEPNSKEHVLFERQGEEFTVSTKYFPEGKNKKELTTKNRLFLSLVAQLNGEVSQKLISYFRCCNTISGLEGEGYKQFSLKMLANKLDGYAQAINLFKKLDLGFTELEVEEFKISDETKEKIATLQDVNLKKTLESREYDIYTTHHVYDKEGKVVGQTRFNAEIFESNGTNKIISFSGPLFDTLLKGKVLFVDELDAKLHPMLTRAIVRLFMDKETNPKGAQVVFTTHDTHLLDKDYLRRDQVWFTEKDATEASDLYSLLEFKERNDRNFEKNYIEGRYGAIPFIR, encoded by the coding sequence ATGCTGATTAATTTTAGTTTTGGTAATTTCCGCTCGTTCCGTGACATCAAGTCATTGCGCATGGAAGCGGGGAGAGTTGAAGACTTGTCCGAGTCTGTTATCGAAAAAGATGGTTTCCGCCTGCTCCCTGTGGCTGCAATCTATGGGGCTAACTCGAGTGGAAAGACGAATGTTATCAAAGCGTTGGGATGGTTTAGATATATTGTAAGAAACAATACTAAGCTTAATCCCGATAATTTTATTCCACATAATCCTTTTATGCTTGATACGCAAACGAAAGATGCTCCTACAGCGTTCGAAATTCAATTCTTGCTTGATAATGCGGTTTATAAATATGGTTTTGAATATCTACCGAGAGAGATTGTCAGGGAATGGCTTTACGAAAAGAAGGTTGAGCCGAATAGTAAAGAGCATGTTTTGTTCGAACGACAAGGAGAAGAATTTACTGTCTCAACAAAATATTTTCCTGAAGGCAAAAATAAAAAGGAACTTACAACCAAGAATCGCCTTTTTCTCTCACTTGTGGCTCAACTCAATGGAGAAGTTTCTCAAAAACTCATCTCGTATTTTAGGTGTTGCAATACGATTTCAGGCTTAGAAGGAGAAGGATATAAGCAGTTTTCACTTAAAATGCTTGCAAATAAACTCGATGGTTATGCCCAAGCCATAAATCTATTCAAAAAGCTTGACTTGGGATTTACCGAGTTAGAGGTCGAAGAATTCAAAATTTCTGATGAAACAAAAGAAAAAATAGCTACTTTGCAGGATGTAAATCTTAAGAAAACTTTGGAATCGAGGGAATATGATATATATACGACACATCATGTTTATGACAAAGAGGGGAAAGTAGTGGGACAGACGAGATTTAATGCAGAGATTTTTGAGTCGAATGGAACGAATAAAATAATCTCGTTCTCGGGGCCGCTTTTCGATACACTTCTAAAGGGCAAGGTGCTCTTCGTCGACGAACTTGATGCCAAGCTTCACCCCATGCTGACGCGTGCCATTGTGCGCCTGTTCATGGACAAGGAAACCAACCCTAAGGGGGCACAGGTCGTATTCACCACCCACGACACGCATCTGCTTGATAAGGATTACCTTCGCCGTGATCAGGTGTGGTTCACCGAGAAAGATGCCACCGAAGCCAGCGACCTCTATTCGCTTCTTGAATTCAAGGAGCGCAATGACCGCAATTTCGAGAAAAATTATATTGAAGGCCGTTATGGTGCCATTCCATTCATCCGATAA
- a CDS encoding smalltalk protein codes for MKNNTWKVILQTVITILTAIATTLGVSSCM; via the coding sequence ATGAAAAACAACACTTGGAAAGTCATCCTTCAGACTGTCATCACCATTCTTACGGCCATTGCCACAACCCTCGGGGTTAGCTCGTGCATGTGA
- a CDS encoding dipeptidase, which produces MNINKTLFLLLGLMLYAVPSEACTNFIVGKKASVNGSVICTYNADSYGSFLGLTHYPAATHEKGEMRAVNDWETSVCHGFIPEAPVTYNIIGNINEYQVTIGETTYGGRAEMVDSTGILDYGSLIYIALQRSRTAREAIRVMTTLVEAYGYNSEGETFTICDPNEAWIMEMMGCGAGSKKVVWVAQRIPDDAICAHANQSRIGNFNMKDKKNVLYSKNVISFARSKGWFKGRDDEFNWKMTYARPDFGGRRFCDARVWAFFNRFADGFSRYLPWAEGLDPNAEDMPLWIVPKHKLSVQDVQTAMRDHYEGTPLATDTLDIGGGIWQMPYRPSPLVYKVNGKAYFNERPVSTQQTTFSYVSEMRSWLPREIGGVLWFGNDDGNMIAYTPVYCGNTVRPECYNTPGADALTFSMKNAFWVCNWVSNMVYPRYSQMFPSLKAVRDSLEQSYFAQQAEIEKEACRRYATDKAAALRQLNDYSNLQAQRMLARWTQLAFHLIVKYNDMVVRPTDENGNFLRTKRGTPAPVWRSGYPAPYARKLAKELTPMP; this is translated from the coding sequence ATGAACATCAATAAAACTCTTTTTCTGCTTTTGGGCCTCATGCTTTATGCAGTCCCTTCAGAGGCTTGCACGAATTTCATTGTAGGCAAGAAAGCCAGTGTCAACGGAAGCGTCATCTGCACCTACAATGCCGACAGCTATGGTTCGTTTCTCGGGTTGACCCATTATCCGGCAGCCACGCATGAGAAAGGTGAAATGCGTGCCGTCAATGATTGGGAAACAAGCGTGTGTCATGGTTTCATCCCCGAGGCTCCCGTGACCTATAATATCATTGGCAACATCAACGAATATCAAGTGACCATTGGCGAAACCACCTATGGCGGGCGTGCCGAAATGGTCGACTCCACAGGCATTCTCGACTATGGAAGTCTCATTTACATTGCCCTGCAACGCTCACGCACAGCCCGCGAAGCCATTCGCGTGATGACAACCTTGGTAGAGGCTTATGGCTACAACAGCGAGGGCGAAACCTTCACCATCTGCGACCCCAATGAAGCCTGGATCATGGAGATGATGGGCTGTGGCGCGGGAAGCAAGAAAGTCGTGTGGGTGGCCCAGCGCATCCCCGATGACGCTATCTGTGCACATGCCAACCAAAGCCGTATCGGAAACTTCAACATGAAAGACAAGAAGAATGTGCTCTATAGCAAGAACGTCATTTCCTTTGCCCGAAGCAAAGGGTGGTTCAAGGGGCGTGATGACGAGTTCAACTGGAAGATGACCTATGCGCGCCCCGACTTCGGAGGACGTCGTTTCTGTGATGCCCGCGTGTGGGCATTCTTCAATCGCTTTGCCGATGGCTTCTCCCGCTATTTGCCTTGGGCCGAGGGACTTGATCCCAACGCTGAAGACATGCCGCTCTGGATAGTGCCCAAGCATAAACTCAGTGTGCAAGATGTGCAGACTGCCATGCGCGACCATTATGAAGGCACACCTCTCGCCACCGACACCCTCGACATCGGAGGCGGCATCTGGCAAATGCCCTACCGCCCCTCGCCCTTGGTCTATAAAGTCAATGGAAAAGCTTATTTCAACGAGCGCCCCGTGAGCACCCAGCAAACCACTTTCTCCTATGTCAGCGAAATGCGTTCATGGCTTCCCCGTGAGATTGGTGGCGTGTTGTGGTTTGGCAATGACGACGGAAACATGATAGCCTACACCCCTGTCTATTGTGGCAACACCGTGCGTCCCGAATGCTATAACACGCCTGGGGCTGATGCCCTTACCTTCTCGATGAAGAATGCCTTCTGGGTGTGCAATTGGGTCAGCAACATGGTCTATCCGCGTTATAGCCAGATGTTCCCAAGTCTGAAAGCCGTGCGCGACAGTCTCGAACAGAGCTATTTTGCCCAGCAGGCAGAAATTGAAAAAGAAGCCTGCCGGCGCTATGCCACCGATAAGGCGGCAGCCCTGCGCCAGCTCAACGACTATAGCAACCTGCAGGCACAGCGCATGCTTGCGCGTTGGACGCAGTTGGCTTTCCACCTCATCGTGAAATACAACGATATGGTTGTCAGACCCACCGATGAAAACGGTAACTTCCTGCGCACCAAGCGTGGAACTCCTGCCCCTGTCTGGCGCTCTGGATACCCCGCACCCTATGCCCGAAAGTTGGCGAAAGAACTCACACCGATGCCCTGA
- a CDS encoding DUF4296 domain-containing protein: MLMKQAILKTVMCVGFLMLIAGCKPTVPSRYIQPGELEDILYDYHLADAMALVSGNDSVNMVKYHTAVLQKHGYTEADFDSSLVYYLRHTEQLKTIYENLAKRFRDESVALGGSAGDAFANVGLTGDTANVWREETSLVLAPQKPFNQHSFSLKADSAFHKGDVLMLDFNSDFIYQDGMRDGVVMLSVRFSNDSIASQTVHLSTGGHSSLRVSDDHRLGIKEVRGFFMLSRSQSPGENTTTLKLMIVSGIRLLRMHASQEKLEMKAQADSLSRDSSRQRQPLTPPSTPMIPEGELDKPMTR, from the coding sequence ATGCTGATGAAGCAAGCAATATTGAAAACCGTGATGTGTGTGGGCTTCCTGATGCTTATTGCAGGCTGTAAGCCCACTGTGCCTTCCCGCTATATCCAGCCTGGAGAGCTGGAAGATATTCTTTATGATTATCATCTGGCTGACGCCATGGCTTTGGTCTCGGGCAACGACTCTGTCAATATGGTGAAATATCATACGGCTGTGCTTCAGAAACATGGTTACACTGAGGCTGACTTCGATTCTTCATTGGTGTATTATCTGCGCCACACCGAGCAGCTGAAAACAATCTATGAAAACCTTGCCAAGCGTTTCAGAGATGAATCTGTGGCACTTGGTGGTTCGGCAGGAGATGCTTTCGCCAATGTTGGTCTTACAGGAGACACGGCCAATGTGTGGCGTGAGGAAACCTCATTGGTGCTTGCACCGCAGAAGCCTTTCAATCAGCATAGCTTCTCATTGAAAGCCGACTCGGCTTTCCATAAGGGTGATGTCTTGATGCTTGATTTCAATAGTGATTTCATTTATCAGGACGGTATGCGCGATGGTGTTGTGATGCTTTCCGTGAGGTTCAGCAATGACAGCATAGCTTCACAGACGGTTCATCTTTCGACAGGAGGTCATAGCAGTCTTAGGGTGAGCGATGATCATCGGTTAGGCATCAAGGAAGTCAGAGGCTTCTTCATGCTCAGCCGAAGTCAGAGTCCTGGAGAGAACACCACGACACTCAAGCTGATGATAGTCAGCGGAATCAGACTCCTTCGCATGCATGCCAGTCAAGAGAAGCTTGAAATGAAAGCCCAGGCCGACAGCCTGTCGCGCGATTCTTCCCGTCAGAGGCAACCCCTTACTCCTCCCTCAACTCCCATGATACCTGAGGGTGAATTGGATAAGCCCATGACCCGATAG
- a CDS encoding lipoprotein signal peptidase — protein sequence MKKNKILSDGVLAFILIAVILLIDQFIKIEVKTHFCLGESIHITDWFYISFVENNGMAYGMTFFNKLVLSLFRLVAITAIGWYLRQVLKQKHTTGYIVVLSMILAGAVGNILDSMFYGLIFESSTPFSVAGFVPFGTGYAPFLQGKVVDMFYFPMIVTTYPSWVPFKGGDEFIFFSPVFNFADACISVGIVALFLFYRNEIEHLSETVKGAFRKK from the coding sequence ATGAAAAAGAACAAAATTCTATCCGATGGTGTCCTGGCCTTTATCCTGATAGCTGTCATTCTTCTTATAGATCAGTTCATCAAGATTGAGGTCAAGACACATTTTTGTCTTGGTGAGTCTATCCATATCACCGATTGGTTCTATATCAGTTTTGTTGAAAACAATGGCATGGCCTACGGCATGACCTTTTTCAACAAACTGGTGCTCAGCCTTTTCCGCCTCGTGGCAATCACGGCAATAGGCTGGTATCTTCGGCAGGTGCTCAAGCAGAAGCACACGACGGGATATATTGTCGTGCTGTCGATGATTCTTGCCGGTGCGGTGGGAAACATTCTCGACTCCATGTTCTATGGACTCATCTTCGAATCCTCTACTCCGTTCAGTGTGGCAGGCTTCGTGCCCTTTGGAACAGGTTATGCTCCTTTCCTGCAAGGCAAGGTGGTCGACATGTTCTATTTCCCGATGATTGTAACCACTTATCCGTCATGGGTTCCGTTCAAGGGAGGAGATGAATTTATCTTCTTCTCGCCAGTGTTCAACTTTGCCGATGCCTGCATTTCTGTAGGTATTGTTGCACTTTTCCTGTTCTATCGAAATGAGATTGAACACCTTTCAGAAACTGTGAAGGGAGCGTTTAGAAAGAAATAA
- a CDS encoding TraR/DksA family transcriptional regulator, with protein sequence MNKKARYSDEELEEFRSIINDKLKVARTEYTALMDQLMNKDGNGVDDTSPTYNKVLDEGNANQSKEEMIQMSQRQQKFIRALEGALLRIENKTYGIDRMTGELIPKERLRIVPHATLSVASKNARKK encoded by the coding sequence ATGAACAAGAAAGCACGTTATTCAGATGAGGAATTGGAAGAGTTCCGTTCTATCATCAATGACAAATTGAAAGTAGCTCGTACGGAATACACAGCGCTGATGGATCAGTTGATGAATAAAGACGGCAATGGGGTTGACGACACTTCACCAACCTATAACAAGGTGCTTGATGAAGGGAATGCCAACCAGAGCAAGGAAGAAATGATTCAGATGTCACAGCGCCAGCAGAAATTCATCAGAGCTTTAGAGGGCGCATTGCTCAGAATTGAGAACAAAACCTATGGGATTGACCGCATGACAGGCGAATTGATTCCAAAGGAACGCCTCCGCATTGTGCCTCATGCCACATTGAGCGTGGCATCGAAGAACGCAAGAAAGAAATGA